The window CAGAAAGGAGATGTTGTCGGTTTACTACTCGAGAATCGTGCTGAATATGTTGCCACTTGGTTGGGTCTATCGAAAATTGGTGTCATCACACCATTAATCAATACAAATCTACGTGGTCCTTCCCTGCTGCACAGCATCACGGTGGCCCATTGTACGGCTTTGATTTATGGAGAAGATTTCATTGAAGCCATTGGAgatataaccaaagatttgcCCACTAATATAACCCTCTATCAATTCAACAACGAGAACAACAACAGTGAGGTAAAGCCATCCACGGGTGAAGGAGATGCCAAGAAGCAAGTAAAGAATTTGAATGAACTTTTGGTCGCCGCCAGTACAGAGAAACCAAATAAGTCGAATGTTAATCATCATGATAAATTGGTTTATATCTATACATCGGGCACAACGGGTTTACCCAAAGCTGCTGTTATCTCTCATTCACGGTAAGTGGACGAAAATTGATTTTGTCATTGTAATTTCAGAAATTGATGTCCTTTCTTTCTTGCTGCAGTTATCTCTTCATAGCCGCTGGCATTCATTATACCATGGGATTCCAAGATGATGATATTTTCTATACACCTTTGCCTCTCTACCATACAGCTGGTGGTATTATGTGCATGGGTCAATCTATACTCTTTGGTTCCACCGTCTCCATACGCAAGAAGTTCTCGGCTTCCAATTATTTCGCTGATTGTAATAAGTATAATGCCACGGTAAGTCCCTGttctgttttatttatattccCTGATTgattatttgttttcttttcagaTTGGTCAATATATTGGTGAAATGGCTCGCTATATTCTGGCTACCAAACCCTCGGAATATGATCAAAAGCATCGTGTCCGCTTGGTCTTTGGCAATGGTTTGCGCCCTCAGATTTGGCCACAGTTTGTGGAGCGTTTCAATATTGCTAAAGTGGGTGAATTCTATGGTGCCACCGAGGGAAATGCCAACATTATGAATCATGACAACACGGTGGGAGCTATTGGTTTCGTATCGCGCATATTGCCTCAGATCTATCCCATATCGATAATACGCGCTGATCCCGACACCGGTGAACCAATCCGAAACGCCAATGGTCTATGTCAATTGTGTAAACCAAATGAACCTGGTGTGTTTATTGGTAAAATCGTGAAAGGCAATCCATCACGTGAATTTCTGGGCTATGTCGATGAGAAGGCCTCAGCGAAAAAGGTGGTCAAAGATGTTTTCAAACACGGCGATATGGCTTTCCTATCGGGTGATCTTCTGGTAGCCGATGAGAAGGGTTATTTGTATTTCAAGGATCGTACCGGTGACACTTTCCGTTGGAAGGGAGAGAACGTCTCTACCAGTGAAGTGGAGGCTCAAGTAAGCAACGTGGCCGGCTACAAGGATACAGTCGTCTATGGCGTCAATATACCACATACCGAAGGACGTGCTGGCATGGCTGCCATCTATGATCCACAGCGAGAAATCGATCTGAATGAATTTGCTATAAAACTATCAAAAGTTTTGCCCGCATATGCGAAACCGCAATTCATTCGATTGCTTACCAAAGTTGATTTAACCGGCACCTTCAAGTTACGCAAAGTTGATCTGCAAAAGGAGGGCTATGATCCAAATGCGATTAAGGATTCATTGTACTATCAAACGTCGAAGGGACGTTATGAATTGCTTACACCAGAAGCCTATGATCAAATTCAACGCAATGAATTGCGCTTCTAAATGAAAACGAAGAGACCGACCGAGAGAAAAAgtaaatgttttctttttgccccCATAATATGctgttaattaatttttaaggTCTGAGATTGTGAGATGAGTTAGTTATTTAGAGACACTAGACACACATCCGTAGGCTAGTGATCACCCAAGCACTTTATTTTTacatgacaacaacaaaaaaaaaaaacaaaacttttagttggtaatagatttttttaaaacatatttttcactgtcaataaaatacatttttcaaaaaattttctatatttttatttcaactaTTGAACTTTGTCATTTCAATCGCTAAAATATTCAGCccttttaataataataagtgaTATCTATATACTATGATTCATTTCATCTGTTTTACGCATTTTAAAGGtgtgatttgatttgatttgctttttgttgtatttaatAACCTTGTTAAATGCAATTCTGTTTAGATATTTACATCTACACATACACTagaagtgtgtgtgtgtatagcaaataaataaaactgacTCTTTGTCAATAATTCtagtattttatttaacatttgCCGGCGGAATGCCAAAAGCCCTCTTGCATACAAATTACCCCACTCAGCTGCCATTAGTTGATAAATACACGGGCGAAAAAGCGCGTTGGgaagtacatatgtacaatgCATTAAGGCAATCAATTTGTGTTGTCTTTGTTATGCCTTTATGTAAGGGTATATTAACTATGTAAAGCCATTTGGATTAATGTAAAGTTAGGTGTTAAAACATCTTATTCTAAAACACTTGCCTAGAGATCTCCTATTGCAACTCTCTAATATTTACTAGGGTATAGAAAATTCGATATTATAATGTGGCAGATcatttttgtgtatttgtttATCGATCTATGTCAGTATGCAAATGTTAATGATGACTGACAATGAACTTGAACTTGAAAGGGCTCAATTTGCATCAATAAAATGAATCTACGTGCAACCAAAGGCGATCTGCATTGCATATAATAAATGTGTCACAGGAATATTGCgatataatttcaatttttcattaCCATCTGAGTCCAATATTTGTAAACATTATTGGAAATGTGATTACTTAATAGTTTGACTAGGTTAGGGATTAACAATATGCAAAATAGTAGTTTAAGGTCTAGTTTTGAATTcattttaagtttattttaactttATCATCTTTAtcgttttgcatttttgataattgaattaatttcttctaatttaatttttaaaattacatatagtttgctttttttataattttaacaCAATTTTTCTACAAGTGGCTCTTTACAATTTCTTCTAAATTATTACATCAAATTACTTCATATTTTTTGcatcttttggtttttttacaGAGTGAATTTTATCATTATATGcttttggtttagtttttatgcaaaaaattcatattttcTAACCCAAAACTTAAACAATTTTCGAAATGTTTCCACTTACacctttaatttaattaatttaatcaaCAGAATCTAaaaattttatgattttatgTATTCGATGTAttcttttgtatttattaatggtacaaaatttaagaatttgaaagaaataaacaaagggttttcaaatttatataattttgtaCAAGATTTTGGGTAACTTTAGAAGAGTTTAAATAGTATTAACAactaattcaattttatttcccATTCAATTTGGTTCGAAAGACAGTTAATTTTTACTGTTTGTTTTTCTAAGATTTCCCaatattttttccaaattttcaAACAGTTTTTCAAAGAGTTGCCGCAGTTTGGAAATACTTTTTTACTTCTGTGTGAATagcaaaaacagaaagaaaacatTCACATTCATATAAGATCCGTTATCAGTAGACGACTAGGGAGAAAAACGCATTCCAGTATAAAGAAGATCATTGCGGATGCAATACCTTCTGCGTCAATTCACTGTatatacgtgtgtgtgtgtgtaaatgtgtGGGTGTTTGAGTCAGTGTGTGCTATTGATTGATTACTTTGTATGAGCAATTTTTAACTAAAAGTTACCAACGATGTCCAAAGACGAGGCAGTGCTCTTTACCATAGTAATACCCACAATTGTGGAGGAAGATCGCCTGAAAAATCATGGGATTCAACAGAGTTCTGAAAGTGGTGGAGCATCTGCAGTTCAACTGAGTGATAAAGTGGAGAATAAATCAAATGAGGTGCCTAGAATACAATTCACAGCCTCATCGAGTGATCTCTTGGAAGACTTACCGCTGGAGACACCCCAAGAGTTGGTTGTACGACAGATTCTAAGTAAATTCCATATAGAGAATGTCATGTGGTCTTTGAATGTGGAGGGCAATCAATATCATGTACAATTCTCCATGGATTACGATGAGACCTACGAACTTCTCTATGAAACATTACAAGATTGGGGAATAGGTGATCGTGAGGGTTCTTCGATTTCAGTAATCAGCTGTTTGGTCCACAAATCCTCCCAAGGGTCGAGGAAGGAAACAATTTCAGCGGAACAAGAGAACTATCAGCAGGAATCAGAAGAGCCCCGCACACATAGTAAGTAagttttttattcaaattattgaaaattgtCGAAAGtataattgaaaattgcatCGTTATGTGTTTTTCCTAGTTATTCCCGCATGCCCAATGCCCAACAGAAACACAGTGCTTGGACTCGTTTCATGAATTCGGTTCGTTCACGCCTGAATGTGGCCCAAATTGTACGGAATGTACGGCAGGATGCAACCAttacttttgatttttgtatacTTCTCATATCAGCAGCGTAAGAAAATCCTAGAAGTAAAACTTTGGAACATCCGGTTTTCAACTCAAAATCTTAACTCAAGCACAGTTGTATCATCGACATCTAAATCTTTTCAATTCGATGGAACTAAAAGCTCTTTGAGCTCTTTGAAACCTTTTTGAATGATCTATTCCCATAGATCTATAATTGTTTATGGAATATTTGGAATGAATTTTTCGTTTATGGAATTGTTATATAttccataaaaatttaaaaggcAGTTCGCTAAATATTTTCAGtaactaaattttaaaaggGACTTCGATTCAGAAATTGTTTTCATAAATACATTTCAAAAGTTACTTTTTTTGAGTTAGACCTTAATGATCTTTTCAGTTTTAAgatcttttcatttttaaaccACTTCTTTCTTTGTTCATTTGCAGTATTTTGGCTTCGTTTGGTCTGGTGGAGAATAGCACCATATTCCTGGCATCCAGCATGTTAATTTCACCTCTGATGGGTCCCATAATAGCTGCAATTTTCGGAACAGTCATAGAGGATCGTTCATTGCGTCGACTGGGAATGATCAATGAATTGATTGGCATCTTAATGGCCACTTTGGTGGGATTTATATTCGGTTTGATTGTCTGTACGACAGACAAACGATATGGCATTGGCGAAGGTCTAACCGAGGAGATGCTGTCACGTTGTGATCTCCATTCACTAATTGTGGGCATATTCACGGCGATACCGAGTGGGGCAGCTGCAGCTATTGGCATATTGGGCGGTAATATTGGTTCATTGGTGGGCGTGGCAATATCAGCATCTTTACTCCCGCCGGCTGTTAATTCGGGTTTGCTTTGGGCTGTGGcctgtatatataaatatttcgaaaACGATGATAATCTTTATCGGGACGTAATTAAGTCGAGAACATATTCGGATAACCAAGCTAAGGAATTGGCCATATTGGGTTCGATTAGCATGTGCTTGACATTGTCCAATGTTTTGTGTGTCTATGTCATGGGAATTTTAGTGCTTAAGGTTAAGGAAATTGCTCCAGTGATTGGTCGAAAGAATAGTCAATTTTGGAAACATGATATTAAGTTTGCCCGCCATGGTCAGGGTAAGGATTTGACAACCGAGGTGGATATCATTGACGAAATGTTGGCCAATTTGCCCCAGGAGGATCAGCAGGCATTGGGATTAAAGTCAGAAGATTTTCGTCGTCATTTAAGTGTaaatgatcatcatcatcagctcACTTGGTCACCTTTGAGTGATCGTCACAGTTTTACTACTCAACCGGGAACCTTCTCCACTATACATCGTCTGGAGGAATTATACACAAAGAGGATTAACACAACAGAGGACTATCCACGTCAAGGACCAAGTCTTAGTCGTCGCTCGACCCAAAGGGGAAATGAATTAACTGTCCCAATGCTACCGGTAAGCCCAAATGAATTCTATACCCTCTTTTTCTGTTATTCTAaggtaaattattttttacagAGACCACGATTTGCCACAATGCCATCGGCTACTTCATTAATACCAAAAGATTTTATCCTTGAAGTGCCTAGCAAACGATTTACTGTGACACCAGCTTTTGAGAATTAGCTACAATTACTTATTAATTATTTAGTTCCTTTACAATTTGTCATTTTGTGCCTTGAGctagtaaaaaaaatttaaagtctATATCgactaaaattttatatacccAATTCCGGGGCCGGATCTCTATTttcaatttaacaaatttctgagaaatatttaaaaatagtttcctcatttaatatttaacaaagttcttatgtaataattaaataCAAGAAATATCTATAACTCAACTCCAGATGGCCCCTGACGATCAGCCTTGACCTGGGCTCGACTGCGTTTCAGTTGCAAGCGCTCACGTACTGCCTTTTCCTGGCGTCGCCGTAGTTTCTCTAGTGTCTCCTCGCTGGGTCCTGCCGCGGCTTCCACCTCTTGGGCTCGTATTAGAGTGCGCAACTTTTCCAAAGCATCGGCCAGATTCATTTGCTGGGAGCGAGTTAGATCGCTCTTAATGAAATAGTAACCATCTTTAGTTATCTTATTGTGTAGGGCTTTGAGTAGCTTGTCCCGTGTCTCCTGAGACAGCCAATCCGCTTCGGCCACCTTGAAGCGGAGGTCGACTTTGGTATTGACAGTATTCACATGCTGGCCACCGGGACCAGAGCTACGACTATAGGTGATCTCTAATTTGTTTATTGGTATAAAaccattaaattttttactACCGCTGGGCTGTTTGTTGGAGAAGGGGACAGATGGTGATTACTATTAGGCAACGGCAAATGAATAGAATTCTCTTACCGGTGGCGGGGGAGGCGTGTAGAGTTGGAGTCGGGCATTTGGATAGATTTTATCCAAGGATATATCACTCTTATATGACAATTGACGACCCAGCAAAGTGGGACTATTGTTTTGTCtcaaaactttaataaattctcgtgttattttattcattttggttacaaaaaaaaaccagacaGCTGACAAACTAAATTGTAAAGGTGTGGCAGCCCCGTTTGAAAGTTATCGATAAATTACCTTGTTGCCAGTTTTAAACATTGGCGCCAATTTATGTTTTTCATAATAAATTATTCATTAAGTACTAATTTCTTATTAAACTCTTGCAAGAACTggcaaaaactaaaaaaatgtttaaaacttACGAATTAAATACATAATCTTATTTCGTGTAGATAAATTTGTTATTGTCATTTAGTGTGACCTCACCATGTAGATAATG is drawn from Drosophila willistoni isolate 14030-0811.24 chromosome 2R unlocalized genomic scaffold, UCI_dwil_1.1 Seg167, whole genome shotgun sequence and contains these coding sequences:
- the LOC6642166 gene encoding long-chain fatty acid transport protein 4; its protein translation is MGWFIAVFIALIAALLTRPGWRWFYIAGATVNRDLTALWAYIKLLRYTKRHERLNYTVADVFERNVRAHPDKVAIVSETQKWTFRQVNEHSNKIANVLQAQGYQKGDVVGLLLENRAEYVATWLGLSKIGVITPLINTNLRGPSLLHSITVAHCTALIYGEDFIEAIGDITKDLPTNITLYQFNNENNNSEVKPSTGEGDAKKQVKNLNELLVAASTEKPNKSNVNHHDKLVYIYTSGTTGLPKAAVISHSRYLFIAAGIHYTMGFQDDDIFYTPLPLYHTAGGIMCMGQSILFGSTVSIRKKFSASNYFADCNKYNATIGQYIGEMARYILATKPSEYDQKHRVRLVFGNGLRPQIWPQFVERFNIAKVGEFYGATEGNANIMNHDNTVGAIGFVSRILPQIYPISIIRADPDTGEPIRNANGLCQLCKPNEPGVFIGKIVKGNPSREFLGYVDEKASAKKVVKDVFKHGDMAFLSGDLLVADEKGYLYFKDRTGDTFRWKGENVSTSEVEAQVSNVAGYKDTVVYGVNIPHTEGRAGMAAIYDPQREIDLNEFAIKLSKVLPAYAKPQFIRLLTKVDLTGTFKLRKVDLQKEGYDPNAIKDSLYYQTSKGRYELLTPEAYDQIQRNELRF
- the LOC6642167 gene encoding uncharacterized protein LOC6642167 isoform X1, translated to MSKDEAVLFTIVIPTIVEEDRLKNHGIQQSSESGGASAVQLSDKVENKSNEVPRIQFTASSSDLLEDLPLETPQELVVRQILSKFHIENVMWSLNVEGNQYHVQFSMDYDETYELLYETLQDWGIGDREGSSISVISCLVHKSSQGSRKETISAEQENYQQESEEPRTHSNYSRMPNAQQKHSAWTRFMNSVRSRLNVAQIVRNVRQDATITFDFCILLISAAILASFGLVENSTIFLASSMLISPLMGPIIAAIFGTVIEDRSLRRLGMINELIGILMATLVGFIFGLIVCTTDKRYGIGEGLTEEMLSRCDLHSLIVGIFTAIPSGAAAAIGILGGNIGSLVGVAISASLLPPAVNSGLLWAVACIYKYFENDDNLYRDVIKSRTYSDNQAKELAILGSISMCLTLSNVLCVYVMGILVLKVKEIAPVIGRKNSQFWKHDIKFARHGQGKDLTTEVDIIDEMLANLPQEDQQALGLKSEDFRRHLSVNDHHHQLTWSPLSDRHSFTTQPGTFSTIHRLEELYTKRINTTEDYPRQGPSLSRRSTQRGNELTVPMLPRPRFATMPSATSLIPKDFILEVPSKRFTVTPAFEN
- the LOC6642167 gene encoding uncharacterized protein LOC6642167 isoform X2, translated to MSKDEAVLFTIVIPTIVEEDRLKNHGIQQSSESGGASAVQLSDKVENKSNEVPRIQFTASSSDLLEDLPLETPQELVVRQILSKFHIENVMWSLNVEGNQYHVQFSMDYDETYELLYETLQDWGIGDREGSSISVISCLVHKSSQGSRKETISAEQENYQQESEEPRTHSNILASFGLVENSTIFLASSMLISPLMGPIIAAIFGTVIEDRSLRRLGMINELIGILMATLVGFIFGLIVCTTDKRYGIGEGLTEEMLSRCDLHSLIVGIFTAIPSGAAAAIGILGGNIGSLVGVAISASLLPPAVNSGLLWAVACIYKYFENDDNLYRDVIKSRTYSDNQAKELAILGSISMCLTLSNVLCVYVMGILVLKVKEIAPVIGRKNSQFWKHDIKFARHGQGKDLTTEVDIIDEMLANLPQEDQQALGLKSEDFRRHLSVNDHHHQLTWSPLSDRHSFTTQPGTFSTIHRLEELYTKRINTTEDYPRQGPSLSRRSTQRGNELTVPMLPRPRFATMPSATSLIPKDFILEVPSKRFTVTPAFEN
- the LOC6642334 gene encoding peptidyl-tRNA hydrolase ICT1, mitochondrial encodes the protein MNKITREFIKVLRQNNSPTLLGRQLSYKSDISLDKIYPNARLQLYTPPPPPPSGSKKFNGFIPINKLEITYSRSSGPGGQHVNTVNTKVDLRFKVAEADWLSQETRDKLLKALHNKITKDGYYFIKSDLTRSQQMNLADALEKLRTLIRAQEVEAAAGPSEETLEKLRRRQEKAVRERLQLKRSRAQVKADRQGPSGVEL